The Cylindrospermopsis curvispora GIHE-G1 genome contains a region encoding:
- the pstS gene encoding phosphate ABC transporter substrate-binding protein PstS, translating to MTLTTIFRPVVSTAALTTVLGFSPLLTAIAQAETLNGAGATFPAPLYERYAREVRKKHPELKVNYQAIGSGGGIRQTIAGTVDFGASDAAMKDDEIAKVKNGVILVPTAGGAVSVVYNLPGVNRLRLSRKTLPDIFSGKITNWNDQQIKADNPGVNLPNQPIRFAVRADGSGTTFIFTNHLSSINPYFKGRIGANTAPKWTLPNVLKGKGNPGVAALVARTPGSIGYVEYDYATKNNLRSAEIQNRKGEFVAPSLAASNAALSTVTFPANYRVFVGDPAQGYPIVGLTWMMIYQKYSNPSKADAIKKWINWVLKDGQQFNDDLNYTKIPQDVVNRVLQTVNSTVK from the coding sequence ATGACATTAACCACTATTTTCCGTCCGGTAGTTTCTACAGCAGCACTAACAACAGTCCTAGGTTTTAGTCCATTATTAACAGCAATTGCTCAAGCTGAGACATTAAATGGTGCAGGTGCGACCTTTCCTGCTCCTTTGTATGAGCGTTATGCAAGGGAAGTGAGAAAGAAACATCCAGAATTGAAAGTTAATTACCAAGCGATTGGTAGTGGTGGTGGTATTCGTCAAACTATTGCGGGCACAGTAGATTTTGGTGCCAGCGATGCAGCTATGAAAGATGACGAAATAGCTAAAGTTAAAAACGGTGTAATTTTAGTACCAACAGCTGGTGGTGCGGTTTCCGTGGTTTATAACCTACCAGGAGTCAATAGACTAAGACTGTCTCGTAAAACCTTACCTGACATCTTTTCTGGTAAAATTACTAATTGGAATGATCAGCAAATTAAAGCAGATAACCCTGGTGTTAACCTACCAAATCAACCAATCAGATTTGCAGTTCGTGCGGATGGTAGCGGTACAACCTTTATCTTCACCAATCATCTCAGTTCTATAAATCCTTATTTTAAGGGTAGAATAGGAGCTAATACCGCACCAAAATGGACTCTACCCAACGTTTTAAAAGGAAAAGGAAATCCTGGTGTAGCTGCTTTAGTAGCTCGTACTCCTGGGTCTATTGGTTATGTAGAATATGACTATGCTACCAAAAACAACCTCAGATCTGCAGAAATACAGAACAGGAAAGGAGAATTTGTCGCTCCTTCCTTAGCAGCTTCTAATGCAGCTCTATCAACCGTGACCTTTCCTGCAAACTATCGCGTATTTGTTGGTGATCCAGCCCAGGGTTATCCCATTGTTGGTTTAACCTGGATGATGATTTATCAAAAGTACTCTAATCCTTCTAAAGCTGATGCTATCAAAAAGTGGATTAACTGGGTACTTAAAGAT
- a CDS encoding FAD-dependent hydroxylase has protein sequence MSFSSFEVAQTPNSRLTTTESHDYDLMIVGGGIVGLTLAAALKDSGLTVLLVEAQVTSTAVAKGQAYAIHMLSARIFQGIGIWGKILPHIAKYRQVFLSDAEYPNVVKFQTSDLGGETPELGYVAEHFALLEPLQEFVRTCANVTYLCPATVVSTKTSGDIVTVNIQINGADQVFRTKLMVAADGSKSPLRQAAGIKTKGWKYWQSCIVAFVRPEKSHNYTAYEKFWQSGPFAILPLPGNRCRIVWTAPHEEAKTLCALSDEEFLAELTRRYGHQMGKLELLGERFVFQVQLMQSDRYVLPRLALVGDAAHNCHPVGGQGLNLGIRDAAALAEVIQTAHQQGKDIGNIQILQQYERWRKNENLAILGFTDLLDRIFSNNILPMVIIRRLGLWLMQRIPILKVFALKLMIGFQGRTPQLAQLSLNTNFHGLNNQL, from the coding sequence ATGTCGTTTTCATCATTTGAAGTTGCTCAAACTCCCAACTCCCGACTAACCACCACAGAAAGCCATGATTATGATTTGATGATTGTGGGTGGTGGTATTGTTGGTTTAACTTTAGCTGCTGCTTTGAAGGATTCAGGCTTAACTGTTCTTTTGGTGGAAGCTCAGGTGACATCCACAGCAGTAGCTAAGGGACAAGCTTATGCTATACACATGTTATCAGCACGTATTTTTCAGGGTATTGGTATTTGGGGAAAAATTCTCCCTCACATTGCCAAGTATAGACAAGTGTTTCTATCGGATGCTGAATATCCAAATGTAGTCAAATTTCAAACATCCGATTTGGGGGGAGAAACACCGGAACTGGGTTATGTGGCAGAGCATTTTGCCCTGTTGGAACCCCTCCAGGAATTTGTCAGAACTTGTGCCAATGTGACTTATTTGTGTCCTGCTACTGTGGTTAGCACTAAAACTAGTGGGGACATAGTAACTGTAAATATTCAAATAAATGGTGCAGATCAAGTGTTTCGCACTAAATTAATGGTAGCTGCTGATGGTTCTAAGTCCCCTCTTCGTCAAGCTGCAGGAATTAAAACGAAGGGTTGGAAATATTGGCAGTCTTGTATAGTCGCTTTTGTCAGACCTGAGAAATCCCACAACTACACCGCTTATGAAAAGTTTTGGCAGAGCGGGCCCTTTGCCATTTTACCCCTACCTGGTAATAGGTGTCGTATTGTGTGGACTGCTCCCCATGAAGAAGCTAAGACCCTGTGCGCTTTAAGTGATGAGGAGTTTTTGGCAGAATTGACTCGTCGCTATGGTCACCAGATGGGTAAATTAGAATTGCTGGGAGAGCGGTTTGTTTTTCAGGTACAGTTAATGCAAAGCGATCGCTATGTTCTCCCCCGGTTGGCTTTGGTGGGTGATGCAGCTCATAACTGTCATCCCGTGGGTGGACAGGGTTTAAATTTAGGTATCCGGGATGCTGCTGCTTTAGCTGAAGTTATTCAAACAGCTCACCAGCAAGGAAAAGATATTGGTAACATCCAGATTCTGCAGCAGTATGAACGCTGGCGCAAAAATGAAAATTTGGCGATTTTAGGGTTTACAGACCTATTAGACCGTATATTCTCCAATAACATCTTACCTATGGTCATTATTCGTCGTCTAGGTTTATGGTTAATGCAGAGGATACCCATATTAAAGGTTTTTGCCCTAAAATTAATGATTGGTTTCCAGGGTAGAACCCCCCAATTAGCTCAATTATCGCTAAATACCAACTTCCATGGACTAAATAACCAGTTATGA
- a CDS encoding lytic transglycosylase domain-containing protein translates to MLKKLQNKQVYLITGAGLGAFLLGVGFSFPQAQKTLSKWFDPSQVEANQSIQMDQSPSAIGMTVAQSLPERSSKLREIAEKGNSPDRERARYVLASDYIQTNQGKPALELLVGLEKDYPVLAPYILLKQAQAQDMLGEKGLASDLRQRVLRDYAKSPAAVKAMYLIGQPKLQERAIAEFPSHPLTWEIIRNRLRENPNQPKLQLILAKYAGDEPGTVGFLHSLVPQSSLTPADWEVIGAAYWDNNEFVKASSAYKNAPQTAKNLYRIARGLQIDNKRESAIVIYKQQVKLFPKEKETGTALLRLAEMASGKDAIPYLDQIIAQFPSQAPQALAQKAKLLTSLKDNQSANQTWKLLLSKYSSSDAATEYRWQTALNKAKNRDYIGAWEWAQPIPTQNPGSILAPRASFWVGKWASLLGKNEEARKSYEYVLANFPQSYYAWRSARILGWDVGDFNNLRLLNPQITSPQRPLPPAGTDTFKELYLMAQDRDAWYEWETGFKNNNQPTVKEQFTEGLMRLVKGDNLIGIAKISRLEDRETPEERAEYGALSKQITYWQARYPMLYLEPIQKWASSRQLNPLLVIALMRQESMFQPKIKSVAGAVGLMQVMPNTAKWIAPQISVDMKTINLEDPNDNIMLGTWYLDHTHQQYNNNSMLAIASYNAGPGNVAKWLRTIPKQDPDEFVEEIPFGETRNYVRQVLGNYWNYLRLYNPEISALVSKYAKSGN, encoded by the coding sequence ATGTTAAAAAAACTACAAAACAAGCAAGTCTATTTAATTACAGGAGCAGGGCTGGGCGCCTTTCTCTTAGGTGTGGGGTTCTCATTTCCCCAGGCGCAAAAAACCTTGAGCAAATGGTTTGACCCCAGTCAGGTAGAAGCAAATCAGTCAATTCAAATGGACCAATCTCCTTCAGCTATTGGCATGACTGTGGCTCAATCTTTACCAGAAAGATCGAGTAAGCTCAGGGAAATTGCTGAAAAAGGAAACTCTCCAGACCGAGAAAGGGCCCGCTATGTGTTGGCTAGTGATTATATTCAAACTAATCAAGGTAAACCAGCGTTGGAATTATTGGTGGGTTTGGAAAAAGATTATCCAGTTTTGGCACCTTATATTTTATTGAAACAAGCCCAGGCTCAAGATATGTTGGGGGAAAAAGGGTTAGCTTCTGACCTGCGTCAAAGGGTATTAAGGGATTATGCAAAAAGTCCCGCAGCGGTGAAAGCTATGTATCTCATTGGACAGCCAAAACTACAGGAACGGGCGATCGCCGAATTTCCTTCCCATCCGCTAACCTGGGAAATTATCCGCAATCGTCTGCGAGAAAACCCTAATCAACCCAAATTACAATTAATATTGGCTAAGTATGCTGGTGATGAACCAGGAACTGTAGGTTTTTTACATAGCTTGGTTCCCCAATCTTCACTTACCCCAGCAGATTGGGAAGTGATTGGTGCAGCATATTGGGATAATAATGAGTTTGTTAAAGCCAGCAGTGCTTACAAAAATGCTCCTCAAACTGCTAAAAATCTATATCGTATTGCCAGGGGCTTACAAATAGACAACAAACGGGAATCAGCAATTGTAATTTATAAACAACAAGTCAAGCTGTTTCCTAAAGAGAAAGAAACAGGAACAGCCCTATTAAGACTGGCAGAAATGGCTTCTGGGAAGGATGCCATACCCTATCTTGACCAAATAATTGCTCAATTCCCTTCTCAAGCACCACAAGCACTAGCACAAAAGGCTAAATTGCTGACCAGTCTCAAGGATAATCAGTCAGCTAATCAAACCTGGAAATTACTTCTAAGTAAATATAGCAGTTCTGATGCTGCCACAGAATACCGTTGGCAAACTGCCCTGAATAAAGCTAAAAACCGGGATTATATTGGTGCATGGGAGTGGGCACAACCAATTCCTACCCAGAATCCTGGCAGCATTTTGGCACCAAGAGCCAGTTTTTGGGTAGGTAAATGGGCAAGTCTACTGGGTAAAAACGAGGAAGCTCGTAAGTCCTATGAGTACGTACTCGCTAACTTTCCCCAGTCCTATTATGCTTGGCGTTCCGCTAGAATCCTGGGATGGGATGTGGGTGATTTTAATAATTTACGCCTACTCAATCCCCAAATTACCTCACCCCAACGTCCTTTACCCCCTGCTGGTACGGATACTTTCAAAGAACTGTATTTAATGGCACAAGATCGGGATGCCTGGTATGAATGGGAGACGGGATTTAAAAATAACAATCAGCCCACGGTAAAAGAACAGTTCACGGAAGGATTGATGCGTTTAGTAAAGGGTGATAACCTAATTGGGATTGCTAAGATATCTCGATTAGAAGATAGGGAAACCCCGGAGGAGAGGGCGGAATATGGTGCTTTAAGTAAACAAATTACTTATTGGCAAGCACGTTATCCCATGTTGTACTTAGAACCAATACAGAAGTGGGCTTCATCTCGTCAGTTGAATCCGCTGCTGGTAATAGCTTTAATGAGACAGGAATCAATGTTCCAACCTAAAATTAAATCAGTAGCCGGTGCTGTGGGTTTAATGCAAGTGATGCCAAATACAGCTAAATGGATAGCACCACAAATTAGTGTGGATATGAAGACTATTAACCTGGAAGACCCCAATGATAATATTATGTTGGGAACTTGGTATTTAGATCATACCCACCAGCAATATAATAATAATTCCATGTTGGCGATCGCCAGTTATAATGCAGGCCCTGGCAACGTTGCCAAGTGGTTACGAACCATACCCAAACAGGATCCCGACGAATTTGTGGAAGAAATACCCTTTGGGGAAACCAGAAATTATGTGCGTCAGGTGTTGGGGAATTATTGGAATTACTTACGGTTGTATAACCCAGAGATTTCAGCGCTAGTTAGTAAATACGCCAAATCTGGAAATTAA
- the tatC gene encoding twin-arginine translocase subunit TatC: MTPLPETETETIDFAEDTSNLPVDPLDELPDEVEMPFFDHLEELRRRIFYSLIAVVVGIVGCFLVVKPLVRLLEIPAQGIKFLQLAPGEYFFVSLKVAGYSGLVLSSPVILYQIIQFVLPGLTRRERRLLAPIVFGSSILFLGGLVFAYLLLIPAALQFFVKYGADVVEQLWSIEKYFEFILLLLFSTGLAFQIPVIQLLLSKLGIVSSQQMLNGWRLVIMLSMILGAVLTPSTDPLTQSLLAGAVLALYFGGVGLVKLTEK; the protein is encoded by the coding sequence ATGACACCTTTACCAGAAACAGAGACAGAAACCATAGATTTTGCTGAGGACACCAGTAATTTACCTGTGGACCCCCTAGATGAACTCCCAGACGAAGTGGAAATGCCGTTTTTTGACCATCTGGAAGAACTGCGACGGCGGATTTTCTATTCTTTAATTGCGGTGGTAGTAGGTATTGTGGGTTGTTTTCTAGTAGTCAAACCCCTGGTGCGACTACTAGAAATACCAGCTCAAGGGATTAAATTTTTGCAATTAGCACCGGGAGAGTATTTTTTCGTCTCCCTCAAGGTTGCTGGTTATAGCGGGTTAGTTCTATCCAGTCCCGTGATTCTTTACCAAATTATTCAATTTGTCTTACCCGGTTTAACTCGTCGTGAACGCCGACTATTAGCTCCCATAGTTTTTGGCTCTAGTATATTGTTTTTAGGTGGATTAGTATTTGCCTATTTATTACTTATTCCTGCCGCTTTACAATTTTTTGTTAAGTATGGAGCTGACGTAGTAGAACAGCTATGGTCAATTGAAAAATATTTTGAATTTATTCTGTTGCTATTATTTAGTACTGGTTTAGCCTTTCAAATTCCAGTTATTCAATTATTGCTAAGCAAGTTAGGAATTGTTTCGTCACAGCAAATGCTCAATGGTTGGAGACTGGTGATTATGTTATCTATGATTTTAGGAGCAGTGTTAACACCCTCCACCGATCCCCTCACCCAAAGTCTATTAGCAGGAGCAGTCCTGGCTTTATATTTTGGTGGTGTTGGTTTAGTCAAACTAACGGAGAAATAA
- a CDS encoding YebC/PmpR family DNA-binding transcriptional regulator, which translates to MAGHSKWANIKRQKAVVDAKKGSVFTQLSRAIIIAAKNGIPDPTGNFQLRTAIDKAKAAGIPNDNIERAIAKGAGTLGSDSNSLEEIRYEGYGPGGVAILVEALTDNRNRTAADLRVAFSKNGGNLGETGCVSWMFTQRGVCIVTGVEDEENLLEASLVGDAESYEMIDQQVAEVFTQVSNLEKLSQTLKAKDFKLTEVEIRWIPQTEVEVTHVDQAKSLLKLIDTLEGLDDVQSVTANFDMAENIIQAFAR; encoded by the coding sequence ATGGCAGGACATAGTAAATGGGCAAATATTAAACGTCAAAAAGCGGTAGTAGATGCCAAAAAAGGCAGTGTTTTCACTCAACTTTCCCGGGCAATTATTATTGCTGCTAAAAATGGCATACCAGATCCCACAGGAAATTTCCAACTGCGAACAGCTATTGATAAAGCTAAAGCAGCAGGTATCCCCAATGATAATATTGAAAGGGCGATCGCCAAAGGAGCGGGTACTTTAGGTAGTGATAGTAATAGTTTGGAAGAGATTCGCTACGAAGGTTATGGACCAGGTGGGGTAGCCATATTAGTGGAAGCATTAACAGACAACCGCAATCGAACCGCAGCGGATTTACGGGTTGCTTTCAGTAAAAATGGGGGAAATCTGGGAGAAACTGGTTGTGTCAGTTGGATGTTTACCCAAAGGGGAGTTTGTATAGTTACAGGGGTGGAGGATGAAGAAAACCTATTAGAAGCATCCCTTGTCGGTGATGCTGAGAGCTATGAAATGATTGACCAACAAGTAGCTGAGGTTTTCACCCAGGTGTCCAACCTAGAGAAATTGAGTCAAACACTCAAAGCTAAAGACTTTAAACTCACAGAGGTGGAAATACGTTGGATTCCGCAAACTGAAGTGGAAGTTACCCATGTAGACCAAGCTAAGTCCCTGCTAAAACTGATTGACACCCTGGAAGGGTTGGATGATGTGCAAAGTGTAACAGCTAATTTTGATATGGCGGAAAATATTATCCAAGCATTTGCTAGATGA
- the bioD gene encoding dethiobiotin synthase: protein MSNTLLIAGTDTGAGKTILTCSIAAYWLKYFPQSRLGIMKPLQSGVGDKETYQSLFTLDQSEEEITPLYFQAPLAPPIAAAKENRTIDLGLVWRTFLKLQRERDFLLVESLGGLGSPVTDELTVADLAGEWRLPTVLVVPVRLGAIAQSVANAALARQAKINLLGIVLNCNQPRSEEEIGDLTPTHLIESLTNFPVLGCLPYLENVNDLETLAEVGSNLTIPVLSRLKVG, encoded by the coding sequence TTGTCTAACACACTACTAATCGCTGGAACTGATACAGGTGCTGGCAAGACCATATTAACCTGTTCTATAGCGGCTTACTGGCTAAAATACTTTCCCCAAAGTCGCTTGGGAATCATGAAACCTTTACAGTCTGGTGTAGGTGATAAAGAAACCTACCAGTCACTTTTTACCTTAGATCAGTCCGAGGAAGAAATCACCCCTTTGTATTTCCAAGCACCGTTGGCACCCCCAATTGCTGCGGCCAAGGAAAATCGGACCATTGATTTGGGTTTGGTTTGGCGAACTTTTCTCAAATTACAAAGGGAAAGGGATTTTTTACTGGTGGAGTCCCTCGGGGGTTTAGGTTCACCCGTAACGGATGAATTGACCGTAGCTGATTTGGCGGGAGAATGGCGTTTACCAACGGTTTTGGTTGTTCCTGTTAGATTAGGTGCGATCGCTCAATCCGTAGCTAATGCGGCTTTGGCTAGACAAGCCAAAATAAACTTATTGGGGATTGTTTTGAATTGTAACCAACCTCGTTCGGAAGAAGAAATAGGGGATTTAACTCCGACCCATTTAATTGAGTCTTTAACTAACTTTCCAGTTTTGGGTTGTTTACCATACCTAGAAAATGTTAATGACTTAGAAACACTGGCTGAGGTTGGATCCAACTTGACAATTCCTGTACTGTCTCGATTAAAGGTTGGTTGA
- a CDS encoding aspartate ammonia-lyase: MMSNIDFRIERDSMGDRQIPNNVYYGIQTQRALENFPISGIKPLASYVDACLYIKKATAIVNGELSCIPLDISKAIVQATDEILGGKLRDQFVVDVYQAGAGTSHHMNINEVLANRALEILGDEKGNYQRVSPNDHVNYGQSTNDVIPTAIRLGGLLALTQTLHPVLEKAIATLEAKAVEFQHIVKSGRTHLQDAVPVRLGENFRAWSHILSEHQNRIYTASGDLMVLGLGGSAAGTGMNTHPEYRKRVVEVLSQLLEIPLEPAPHLMAVMQSMGAFVNTSGAVRNLAQDMVKISHDLRLMDSGPKTGFKEIQLPPVQPGSSIMPGKYNPVMAEMTSMVCFQVMGYDQAIALAAQAGQLELNVMMPLIAYNLIHSIEILGNTIRALTDNCIQGIIANRERCLGYAEGSLALVTALNTHIGYLNAAAVAKESLETGKSLRQIVLERGLMTEEQLALVLDLEQMSTIVPLC, encoded by the coding sequence ATTATGAGTAATATAGATTTTCGCATTGAACGGGATTCCATGGGCGATCGCCAAATTCCCAATAACGTATATTATGGGATCCAAACCCAACGCGCCCTGGAGAACTTCCCCATAAGTGGAATCAAGCCACTAGCCAGCTATGTAGATGCCTGTTTGTACATTAAGAAAGCAACTGCAATAGTTAATGGTGAGTTGAGTTGTATACCCTTAGATATAAGTAAAGCCATAGTTCAAGCGACAGACGAAATACTAGGGGGGAAATTACGGGATCAGTTTGTGGTAGATGTTTACCAAGCAGGAGCAGGTACATCCCACCACATGAACATCAACGAAGTTCTAGCCAATCGAGCCCTAGAAATTTTGGGGGATGAGAAAGGAAATTACCAGCGGGTTAGTCCTAACGATCATGTTAACTATGGTCAGTCTACCAATGATGTCATTCCCACAGCTATTAGACTAGGTGGTTTATTGGCCCTAACCCAAACCCTACATCCCGTATTAGAAAAGGCAATTGCCACCCTAGAAGCAAAAGCGGTGGAATTTCAACACATTGTTAAATCGGGAAGAACCCACCTTCAGGACGCGGTTCCAGTGCGGTTAGGGGAGAATTTTCGAGCTTGGTCCCATATTCTTAGTGAACATCAAAATCGCATATACACTGCTTCTGGGGATTTGATGGTCTTGGGTTTAGGGGGAAGTGCAGCTGGTACGGGAATGAACACTCACCCCGAATACCGCAAAAGGGTAGTGGAAGTGCTTTCCCAATTATTAGAAATTCCCCTGGAACCAGCGCCCCATTTAATGGCTGTTATGCAAAGTATGGGAGCATTTGTTAATACTTCTGGTGCAGTGCGCAATCTGGCACAGGATATGGTGAAAATTTCCCATGATTTACGCTTGATGGATTCTGGACCCAAAACCGGATTTAAAGAGATTCAATTACCACCCGTACAACCAGGGTCTTCTATTATGCCAGGTAAGTATAATCCAGTTATGGCAGAAATGACATCTATGGTTTGTTTTCAGGTTATGGGATATGACCAGGCGATCGCTCTTGCTGCCCAAGCGGGACAATTAGAATTAAATGTGATGATGCCGCTTATAGCCTATAACTTGATTCATAGTATTGAGATATTAGGTAATACAATTAGAGCTTTGACAGATAATTGTATTCAGGGTATTATTGCCAACAGAGAAAGATGTTTAGGTTATGCTGAGGGAAGTTTAGCTTTAGTTACAGCATTAAATACTCATATTGGTTATTTAAATGCTGCTGCTGTAGCCAAGGAGTCCTTAGAAACGGGGAAATCTCTAAGACAAATTGTTTTGGAAAGGGGTCTAATGACTGAAGAACAACTGGCCTTGGTTTTAGATTTGGAACAAATGAGTACTATTGTTCCACTGTGCTAA
- a CDS encoding DUF362 domain-containing protein, with translation MLTTKPQVSLIRATSYQQDALKESLTTLLDPLGGIGAFVKPGNRVLLKPNLLTGARPTKECTTRPELIRAVAQQVIEAGGKPFLGDSPAFGTAKGVATANGLLPLLEELNIPIVEFRGQRYTCPEGSGKSYEFNHLLLSKEAMEADVIINLPKVKSHMQLTVTMGVKNLFGCVPGKMKAWWHMEAGKDAKKFGEMLVETARTINPSLTILDGIIGHEGNGPSGGEPRQLGVLGASENVFALDRAVLEILKVDPMQVPTMVAAQNLGISPELTDIEFPHLSPDLLQIEDWRLPDNLMPIDFAMPRVIKSTFKHLYIRFIKEPMGAYSRG, from the coding sequence ATGCTGACAACAAAACCACAAGTTAGTTTAATTAGAGCCACATCCTACCAACAGGATGCTTTAAAAGAATCCCTAACCACCCTATTAGATCCCCTGGGGGGAATAGGAGCTTTTGTTAAACCTGGAAACCGGGTACTATTGAAACCCAATTTATTAACAGGTGCCCGACCCACCAAGGAATGTACCACTCGTCCAGAACTGATTCGCGCTGTTGCGCAGCAAGTGATAGAAGCTGGTGGCAAACCTTTTCTAGGAGATAGTCCGGCGTTTGGTACTGCTAAGGGCGTGGCCACGGCCAATGGATTGCTGCCACTTTTAGAGGAGTTGAACATTCCCATTGTGGAATTTCGTGGTCAACGTTATACCTGTCCTGAGGGTTCCGGAAAAAGCTATGAATTTAATCATCTGCTCTTGTCGAAGGAAGCTATGGAAGCAGATGTGATTATTAATTTACCAAAAGTGAAATCCCACATGCAATTAACAGTCACTATGGGAGTAAAGAATTTGTTTGGTTGTGTCCCAGGAAAGATGAAAGCTTGGTGGCACATGGAAGCAGGTAAAGATGCCAAAAAATTCGGAGAAATGTTGGTAGAAACTGCTAGAACAATTAATCCTAGTTTGACTATTTTGGATGGGATTATTGGTCATGAAGGTAATGGACCGAGTGGTGGTGAACCTCGTCAGCTAGGTGTTTTAGGCGCATCAGAGAATGTGTTTGCCCTAGACCGAGCAGTATTAGAAATACTCAAAGTTGATCCCATGCAAGTACCTACCATGGTAGCTGCCCAAAATTTGGGTATTTCTCCTGAATTGACAGATATAGAATTTCCCCATTTATCTCCAGATTTGTTACAAATAGAAGACTGGCGATTACCTGATAATTTAATGCCCATTGATTTTGCTATGCCCCGGGTAATTAAGTCAACTTTCAAACATCTTTATATCCGGTTTATCAAGGAACCAATGGGTGCTTACAGTCGAGGTTAA
- a CDS encoding S1 family peptidase: protein MNRGLLNQILVKNYMVSGFTLLVFMATGVQVCLAAGGVEEIAEKTTVKINIFDNQKGEEADGGSGVIINKSGRIYTVLTANHVVCDLDEIALARKRVACETGLKYTIQTSTGKEYPIKDRQVLQKGPSDPDLATVTFESGENYAVAVLGNSGQVKLGTDVIVAGFPAIFGNKGKNRTFTITPGKLATLNPKGQMGYSLVYSAATYIGNSGGPVFDGSGRVIGIHGLADIDQDSGESETRGRKRPRISEIIGQRETGASSGRKTGFNAGIPINTFFSLTGQQPPTSAVQPVLPPPPPVAPGDSPRRPTRYKPPSVPAVCPGTVC, encoded by the coding sequence ATGAACAGGGGTTTACTTAATCAAATACTAGTAAAAAATTACATGGTGTCAGGATTTACTCTTTTAGTTTTTATGGCTACTGGGGTACAAGTGTGCTTGGCAGCAGGGGGAGTGGAAGAAATAGCGGAAAAAACCACCGTTAAAATCAATATCTTTGATAATCAAAAGGGCGAGGAAGCGGATGGAGGTTCAGGTGTAATTATTAATAAATCAGGTAGAATTTACACCGTATTAACCGCAAATCACGTTGTCTGCGATCTTGATGAAATCGCACTGGCGAGAAAAAGGGTAGCATGCGAAACGGGTCTTAAGTACACTATTCAGACCAGTACGGGTAAGGAATATCCTATTAAAGATCGTCAGGTACTACAGAAAGGACCAAGTGATCCAGATTTAGCAACAGTAACTTTTGAATCAGGGGAAAATTATGCCGTAGCTGTTCTGGGAAACTCCGGTCAGGTGAAACTAGGTACTGATGTGATTGTGGCCGGATTTCCTGCCATTTTTGGCAACAAAGGTAAAAATAGGACTTTCACTATTACGCCCGGTAAATTAGCTACTTTGAATCCCAAGGGACAAATGGGTTATAGTTTGGTATATAGTGCTGCTACTTATATTGGTAATAGTGGCGGGCCAGTGTTTGATGGTTCTGGTAGAGTTATTGGTATTCACGGATTAGCAGATATTGATCAGGATAGTGGTGAATCAGAAACCCGGGGTCGTAAACGCCCAAGAATTAGCGAAATAATTGGACAGAGGGAAACAGGAGCATCTTCCGGGAGAAAGACAGGGTTTAATGCGGGTATTCCCATTAATACCTTTTTCTCGTTGACGGGACAACAACCTCCCACCAGCGCTGTACAACCGGTACTTCCCCCTCCTCCACCAGTAGCTCCCGGTGATTCTCCCAGAAGACCCACTAGATACAAACCACCTAGTGTACCAGCAGTTTGCCCGGGTACTGTTTGTTAG
- a CDS encoding inorganic diphosphatase — protein MDLSLIPAQPKPGVINVLIEIAGGSQNKYEFDKELNAFALDRVLYSSVKYPYDYGFIPNTLAEDGDPLDGMVIMDEPTFPGCVIPARPIGFLEMIDGGERDEKILCVPVKDPRYAHVNSLKDIPPHRLEEIAEFFRSYKNLEKKVTQILGWHDADKVAPLVQKCVAAAK, from the coding sequence GTGGATTTATCTCTTATTCCTGCTCAACCTAAACCAGGTGTGATTAATGTGCTGATTGAAATTGCTGGTGGGAGTCAGAATAAATACGAATTTGATAAGGAATTAAATGCTTTCGCCTTGGACCGGGTGCTTTATTCTTCCGTCAAATACCCTTATGACTATGGTTTTATTCCTAACACCCTAGCTGAGGATGGAGATCCCCTAGATGGAATGGTGATCATGGATGAACCAACTTTCCCTGGTTGTGTTATCCCAGCTAGACCTATTGGTTTTCTGGAAATGATTGATGGTGGTGAACGGGATGAAAAAATCCTTTGTGTCCCCGTCAAGGATCCTCGCTACGCCCATGTAAACTCGCTGAAGGATATCCCTCCTCATAGGTTGGAAGAAATTGCGGAGTTTTTCCGTAGTTATAAAAATTTGGAGAAGAAGGTGACACAAATTCTCGGTTGGCATGATGCGGATAAGGTTGCACCTTTAGTGCAAAAGTGTGTCGCTGCTGCTAAGTAG